DNA sequence from the Pichia kudriavzevii chromosome 4, complete sequence genome:
GCTTTCAAAATCGtaaataaaggaaaatacGATGAGACCATTGAGAAACTGGCATTTCGTAAAAATATCAGCTCCTTCTGTCACATTCTGATTGATGATGCCTATATTGGTTACGTGGAATTACTAGATACATTAAACCCAGAGTCAAAGCATACAATTGAAACCTTCATTAAATGCGGTTATTCTGTGGGGATAGTTACAGGTGATGCTGCTGAGACTGCTTCATACGTTGGGGGGTTATTGAATATACCATCTAATAACATCTTTGCTGAGGCGACTCCTGAAGAAAAACTAGAGTATATAAAGAGTTTgcaagaaaataaaggtCTAAAGGTTGCATTTGTCGGTGACGGTATAAATGATGCACCTGCCTTAGTACAATCTGATCTCGGTATTGCGATCTCGACGGGTACTGATATTGCAATGAGTGCTGCTGATATTGTTCTACTAACTTCCTCAAATGATAGTGTTGGTAATTCTCGTATCGGTTTATTTGGTGTATATGCTAGTTTGGATATATCGAGGTCCACTTTCAATACTATCAAACtgaattttcttcttgcaGTAATTTACAATATGATTATGCTGCCAATTGCCATGGGATTTTTGCTTATTCCATTTAACGTTACTATGCATCCAATGTTTGCAAGTGCGGCGATGGCATGCTCTTCTACTTCTGTTATTATCAACTCACTAACTCTAAACAGATGGAGCATGgaaaaactaaagaaaaaagtcAACGAGTCTATTGAATGGAAAAACACAACTAATCTCGGTTGGAATGACGGTATGGCTGATACCCGTGGTGAAGTTACAGAATTGTCGACTGAATCATTTATTGTGAATCGAAATTATAAACATAAGTCTATTCCAATATTCTCACGTGTTTGGCGGAGGATTAGAGGTGCATTCAGAAGAAATGACTATGAAAGAGTTTCTGTCTCCGTATAAACAATTGCTGCAGAAATGTCTTGTTTATTTCATGTTTTATCGTTTTTTATATCCGGATATAGattgtatatatatgtacTAATAATACCTGCCAAAGGCATATTCGACCATCAAAATCATGAACCTCTAGGAATAATGCGATCGAAAGGATTGTACTCTGTATTAATACTATTAGAAGTTCCCTGCTCATCATAACGATTAGAAGGGGTGGTGGCATTCTGATTATTATTCACGTTTTCATCTATAGACTGCTGAAATGTGGCTGGATGATTAGACGATGTCTTCAATGGAGATTGAATTGGCAAAACAGCACTCGCAACAGCAGGACCAATGGAAGCAATCAATGGTGTAGTCACCGACAAAGGTGTTTGTTGCATAAAGGTATCCGGACCTTGGAGATTTGTTGTATTTATTTCAAGATTCATGTGATTATTGGGTCTCTTTGGATTTAAAAGATTACTATTCGGTACACTCTCATTTTGCTCCAGTATCTGTTTGAGCTTAGTATTTCGTTGACTGAGCAAAGGTGATTGTATGTTTCcctgttgttgttgctgttgatgCTCAAGCGAAAAATTTCCCATCGAGGGAATCGACGATAATTTTGGTTGATCAATTAATGAAGTAGAAGATGGATTACTACTTAAAACTGACTGCTTCAAATGGCTCGTCTCTAACTTAATAGTCAACTCTTTGGTTGCACGGGTCAAGATTGATAAGGATGATCTAACTTCATTCAATGTAGGAATATCATCTATTGCACCCTTTGTAGCAGCAAGAATGCTGATAATAGATTTCAAGAAGAGGTTGGTTTGCTCATAAATAGTCTTGTGCAACTCATTCCCTTGTGTTTGTGTGCTAGTGGTATTCTTCGCTAAGTTAAGACAGGCCTTCACTTTTTTAGCTCTCTCCATCAAAGTTAGACACTGGTTCGTTAAATCTTTGACTTTATATGCAATTGAATTCAATTCATTGGTTTCATCGGTATTTTCGTTGGTATTAGAATTTTCTGCAATCATTAAGGCCCCTTTGGCTATAGCATTGTTCATCTGACTAAAAACGGCCTGTGATGCTTGGATAGTAtggttgatcaaatcaaatagCTTATCGTCCTCAGTGGCAGAGTTTATCAATGTTGAATCATGCGAGCTACCATTACTTGCATCAGAATCCTGCCGATCCAGCTTGTTTATCCTTAGAGGTGGTTGCCTTGGTGCCGATTGTTGGTTGCTTTGTGGAGCTCTAACCAAAGTAGTTGACGTAGGCTTGTTTTTACCGTCCGTGGAACTTATTGTATTACTTCTTGTTGACAGTGGATTATGAGAGAACGATGGGGTAAAATTTGGGTTGAAATGGGTTTTCAGTTTATTTGGTAACGGTACAATCAGTTGACAGATATTCGATAATTCAACAAAGATCGAAAATAATGTGTAGTAGGTCAAtcttatttgaaaatcagAAATATTTAGGTCTGTAGACTTTATCAACAGTCTAAGATTTTCAATccacttcttcaaatccatCATTGAGTTTGCAAGTGGATATTTTAAATGAATCTCAACGCTTTCATTGTGAAGTTCAGTTTGGGTATTTAGTTTATTCTCAACGTTTTGAAGAACACTTAAAAAGATGTTAAAGTTCTTGGTAGGGGCACTTATATCCAAGTTTAAAGAGCCTGTCACAGATGTAAATTCTCTATGAAGCTGAGCAAATTTCTTT
Encoded proteins:
- a CDS encoding uncharacterized protein (PKUD0D06300; similar to Saccharomyces cerevisiae YOR353C (SOG2); ancestral locus Anc_7.39) encodes the protein METHQASFQFPAGTPMSFSQSQNGVSGHAVQGHPNQNHLDLSHSGSSTQTGVPLRARSFSETQRSSSRAEKRMGRLFRQNTTSAASSASNARGTASSTTPTNGNALSVSSSALASNQSTQTSTPILSSQDFHHESHASISDAVLTQVIKEEVDYEAPNSNIGHSNSSSISSQFGSQTSSSTAHSVSSAHANGNASLSASNVSSVNRKYSQSSAINGRLQTISSPDSMFNPTTSNQSTSLQPLIATSSVGVTHSSQEELSKLNQRSFSNKLSTLAEDSDDDQLEKLFRLSKKFAQLHREFTSVTGSLNLDISAPTKNFNIFLSVLQNVENKLNTQTELHNESVEIHLKYPLANSMMDLKKWIENLRLLIKSTDLNISDFQIRLTYYTLFSIFVELSNICQLIVPLPNKLKTHFNPNFTPSFSHNPLSTRSNTISSTDGKNKPTSTTLVRAPQSNQQSAPRQPPLRINKLDRQDSDASNGSSHDSTLINSATEDDKLFDLINHTIQASQAVFSQMNNAIAKGALMIAENSNTNENTDETNELNSIAYKVKDLTNQCLTLMERAKKVKACLNLAKNTTSTQTQGNELHKTIYEQTNLFLKSIISILAATKGAIDDIPTLNEVRSSLSILTRATKELTIKLETSHLKQSVLSSNPSSTSLIDQPKLSSIPSMGNFSLEHQQQQQQGNIQSPLLSQRNTKLKQILEQNESVPNSNLLNPKRPNNHMNLEINTTNLQGPDTFMQQTPLSVTTPLIASIGPAVASAVLPIQSPLKTSSNHPATFQQSIDENVNNNQNATTPSNRYDEQGTSNSINTEYNPFDRIIPRGS